The Xiphias gladius isolate SHS-SW01 ecotype Sanya breed wild chromosome 7, ASM1685928v1, whole genome shotgun sequence genome window below encodes:
- the LOC120792127 gene encoding Na(+)/H(+) exchange regulatory cofactor NHE-RF3-like yields AVSMHLDLKTLAKVSKGDNWSRPRLCHISRQPEHGLGMTVISVEGQKGRYVVSTVSDGPAEKAGVCTGDRLIWINGVLVSTLSHTTLSKTVKKDGDSVTVLVTDSESEACYVRRKMPILPVVAECCSLPHVAKTMHLAKGSDGYGFLLRQEKLAGYRRIVHVLREVDVGSPAEGAGMEDGDLLLAVNGEPVESMEHEDIVQKIRQSGDKVILTSISIPGREFYRELGMSPLLFHEVCTLQDDKQQTVSPYIKNQKETPLTNGYLTYPTVSAHAREETRSAFHSDCVPDQSGALIT; encoded by the exons GCAGTGTCTATGCATTTGGACCTGAAGACACTGGCCAAAGTCTCCAAAGGGGACAATTGGTCCAGACCCAGACTGTGCCACATCAGTAGACAGCCGGAGCACGGCCTGGGGATGACAGTAATCTCAGTGGAAG GTCAGAAGGGCCGGTACGTTGTGAGCACAGTGAGTGATGGTCCAGCAGAGAAAGCTGGTGTCTGCACTGGAGACCGACTGATCTGGATCAACGGAGTCCTGGTGTcaacactctcacacaccacGCTCAGCAAAACT GTGAAGAAGGATGGAGATTCAGTGACCGTGTTAGTCACTGACAGTGAGAGTGAGGCTTGCTATGTCAGGAGGAAGATGCCCATCCTGCCTGTGGTAGCAGAATGCTGCAGCCTCCCACACGTTGCGAAGACCATGCACCTAGCTAAAGGAAGCGATGGCTACGGCTTCCTGCTGAGACAAGAGAAGCTGGCAGGCTATCGACGGATAG TTCATGTGCTGAGGGAGGTCGATGTGGGAAGTCCAGCTGAGGGGGCAGGGATGGAGGATGGAGACCTGCTGCTAGCTGTCAATGGGGAACCTGTTGAGTCCATGGAGCATGAGGACATCGTCCAAAAGATTAGACAGAGTGGTGATAAAGTCATCCTCACCTCTATATCCATACCAGGAAGAGAATTTTACAGAGAG TTAGGCATGTCTCCCCTGTTGTTCCATGAAGTATGTACACTCCAGGATGACAAGCAGCAGACTGTCTCCCCCTACATTAAGAACCAGAAGGAAACACCTCTGACAAATGGATATCTGACATATCCCACAGTGTCTGCTCACGCCAGAGAGGAGACACGCTCTGCTTTCCACTCAGACTGTGTCCCAGATCAGTCAGGAGCTTTAATCACATAG